One part of the Rutidosis leptorrhynchoides isolate AG116_Rl617_1_P2 chromosome 1, CSIRO_AGI_Rlap_v1, whole genome shotgun sequence genome encodes these proteins:
- the LOC139869294 gene encoding uncharacterized protein, with the protein MEVCESLIAKLNKASSNGLHFVSPLPSCRTNEFDLVIGVLQILQGFSSPLFDWRESDGGYRVKNGMLYVTHLSERSLGRVLDEFMHSATCFKLVEITLSKIIATSHSPPTLRAFASSASSCLRKLRDNALNEQVKMNSPNAGTAPTLLGLSSSLTSLCAGAEYLLQIVRGAIPKHYIEPDTRASSAEMAVHILNYLYDKLNDACLVQGGEEDSYRMLLYIFVGCLLPYIEVLDSWIFEGILDDPFDEMFFYANKAIAIDEAEFWEKSYLLRSIHHKKQGIAHLNPLTQKKMPVSSKIKGQEERDLVICPMFFKDIAKEIISAGKSLQLIQHVPMTSSSTPLGKHHETQRCITQLSLSEIFCLSLAALIGHGDHMSNFFWKNDKIVSVIESRENIPGLEKMWCEFLDDGKTEGSCVEFGANSFCPENPAITVCQKLLQTNRGEWKSLNLSKNYILPPMDDQDLRKAIFGGTNRELTITKGTNYASGFTFGESENVYSQHDMKMVETLFPFPTILPSFKEDLLLSELLPFQKNSTLLSKVLSWIQIVEPKSTPLPVVILRECITFYIKKQVDHIGSQILSKLLRDWKLMDELGVLRDVYLLGSGDLLQHFFTVLFTKLDKGESWDDDFELNTVLQESIRNSADGTVLSSPDSLVVSLTKTDGSGDGQQTTSFLVSSPRKSRAQFSGINDLDSLKFTYKVSWPLELIANAEALKKYNQVMNFLLRVKRAKFVLDKARRWMWKERGATTVNRKHRWLVEQKLLHFVDAFHQYVMDRVYHSAWSELCEGMAAAGSLDEVIEVHEAYLLSIQRQCFVVPDKLWALIASRINSILGLALDFYSVQQTLSSGGAVSAIKARCEKEVDRIEKQFDDCMAFLLRVLSFKLNVGQFPHLADLVTRINYNNFYMSDSGNLITAPGSDSINFKLAKTISV; encoded by the exons ATGGAAGTTTGTGAAAGTTTGATAGCCAAGCTCAACAAAGCTAGTAGTAACGGCTTGCATTTCGTATCTCCCCTACCTTCTTGCCGTACTAACGAATTTGATCTG GTAATAGGCGTGTTACAGATACTTCAAGGGTTTTCGAGTCCTTTGTTTGATTGGAGGGAGTCAGATGGTGGTTACAGAGTTAAAAATGGTATGTTGTATGTTACTCATCTATCTGAAAGAAGCCTTGGTAGGGTTTTAGATGAATTTATGCATTCAGCAACATGCTTTAAGTTGGTTGAGATTACGCTTTCGAAGATCATCGCTACGTCACATTCACCTCCTACTTTGAGAGCATTTGCTTCCTCTGCTTCTTCTTGCCTTAGG AAGTTACGAGACAATGCGTTGAACGAACAAGTAAAGATGAACAGTCCCAATGCTGGGACTGCTCCAACACTTTTAGGATTGTCAAGTTCTTTAACAAG CCTTTGTGCTGGAGCAGAATACTTACTGCAGATTGTGCGTGGTGCCATCCCCAAACACTATATTGAACCTGATACTCGTGCTTCATCAGCTGAGATGGCAGTTCACATTCTCAACTATCTTTATGACAAGCTTAATGATGCCTGCCTTGTGCAAGGCGGTGAG GAAGATTCATACAGGATGCTACTCTATATTTTTGTGGGGTGTTTACTGCCCTATATTGAGGTTCTCGATTCTTGGATTTTTGAGGGAATATTAGATGATCCTTTTGATGAG ATGTTCTTTTATGCTAACAAAGCAATTGCAATAGacgaggctgagttctgggaaaaGAGTTATCTTCTAAGATCAATTCATCATAAGAAGCAAGGCATAGCTCATCTGAATCCTTTAACACAAAAAAAGATGCCAGTCTCGTCAAAAATAAAGGGGCAAGAGGAAAGGGATCTTGTCATTTGTCCTATGTTCTTTAAGGACATTGCCAAAGAAATCATTTCGGCTGGAAAATCGTTGCAGCTTATACAACATGTTCCTATGACATCATCTTCAACACCACTTGGCAAACATCATGAGACCCAACGTTGCATCACTCAGCTAAGTTTGTCGGAGATATTTTGTTTGTCTTTAGCAGCTCTTATTGGTCATGGAGATCACATGTCTAActtcttttggaaaaatgataaAATCGTATCTGTTATCGAGTCTCGTGAGAACATCCCGGGTTTGGAGAAGATGTGGTGTGAGTTTTTGGATGATGGAAAAACAGAAGGATCGTGTGTTGAGTTTGGTGCTAACTCATTCTGTCCTGAAAATCCCGCAATCACTGTTTGCCAGAAGCTTCTTCAAACAAATAGGGGCGAATGGAAATCATTAAACTTGTCGAAAAACTATATTCTTCCTCCTATGGATGACCAAGACTTGAGAAAAGCTATATTTGGAGGGACCAATCGAGAACTTACGATAACTAAAGGAACAAATTATGCCTCGGGGTTTACATTTGGCGAATCTGAAAACGTGTACTCCCAACATGATATGAAGATGGTCGAAACCTTGTTTCCATTCCCCACTATCCTTCCATCCTTTAAG GAGGACCTTCTTTTATCGGAGCTTTTACCGTTTCAGAAGAATAGCACCCTTCTATCAAAAGTCCTTAGCTGGATTCAAATTGTTGAACCAAAATCTACACCACTTCCTGTTGTTATTTTACGTGAATGTATTACTTTTTACATCAAGAAGCAg GTAGATCATATTGGTAGTCAGATACTTTCTAAGTTGCTACGTGACTGGAAATTGATGGATGAGTTGGGAGTGCTGCGTGATGTATATCTATTAGGCTCTG GTGATCTACTGCAACATTTTTTTACGGTACTTTTTACTAAGCTAGACAAAGGAGAATCATGGGATGACGATTTTGAGTTGAACACAGTGTTACAG GAATCTATTAGAAACTCTGCTGATGGTACAGTACTAAGCTCACCAGATTCGTTAGTTGTGTCACTCACAAAAACGGACGGTAGTGGTGATGGTCAACAGACCACATCATTTCTTGTCTCTAGTCCCCGTAAAAGCCGTGCGCAATTCTCCGGGATCAATGACCTTGACTCACTGAAATTCACATACAAG GTTTCTTGGCCGCTTGAGCTTATTGCTAATGCTGAAGCTTTAAAGAAGTACAACCag GTGATGAATTTCTTATTGAGGGTCAAACGTGCCAAATTTGTTCTTGACAAAGCTCGAAGATGGATGTGGAAG GAACGAGGTGCAACGACAGTTAACCGCAAGCATAGGTGGTTGGTGGAGCAAAAACTTCTTCATTTTGTTGATGCGTTTCATCAGTATGTTATGGACAGA GTATACCACAGCGCATGGAGTGAATTATGTGAAGGTATGGCAGCTGCTGGATCTCTTGATGAAGTGATCGAAGTACACGAAGCCTACTTACTCTCAATTCAACGTCAATGCTTTGTAGTTCCAGACAAGCTG TGGGCATTGATTGCAAGTCGGATCAACAGTATACTTGGACTAGCACTAGATTTTTATTCGGTTCAGCAGACATTAAGTAGTGGTGGAGCAGTTTCTGCAATTAAAGCCAGATGTGAGAAAGAAGTAGATCGCATTGAGAAACAGTTTGATGATTGTATGGCCTTCCTCCTCAGG GTTCTATCTTTCAAGCTTAATGTGGGTCAATTTCCGCATTTGGCAGATTTAGTTACCAGAATTAATTACAACAACTTTTATATGTCTGATTCTGGAAACTTGATTACTGCTCCTGGCTCTGACTCTATAAATTTTAAGCTGGCCAAGACCATCTCAGTTTGA